The genomic stretch TTCTTGATGTCGATGCCCATCTCGCGCAGGGCCTCTCGCATGCAGTAGACCGCGCCGTAGCCGGTGGCCTCGGTCCGGCCCAAAGATCCGCCCACGCCCAGCGGCTTGCCGGTGATCATGCCCGGGAACTTGCCGTTGTGGATCCTCTCGTACTCGTCCATCATCCATACCATGTGCTGGCCGTTGGTCATCACGTCGGGGGCCGGAACGTCCTGTACCGGGCCCACGTTGAAGGCTATTTGGCGGATCCATCCGCGGCAGATGCCTTCCTGTTCGCGCTCTGACAGGTGATGCGGGTCGCAGATCACTCCGCCCTTGCCGCCGCCCAGCGGAATGTCAACCACCGAGCACTTCCAGGTCATCCAGGTGGCCAGGGCCTTTACGGTGTCCACTGTTTCCTGGGGGTGGAAGCGGATGCCGCCCTTGCAGGGTCCGCGGGAGTCGTTGTGCTGTACCCGGTATCCCTGAAAGACCTTGACCGAGCCGTCGTCCATCCGCACCGGGATGGAGAAATGGATCTCGCGCATCGGGTTGCGGAGCAGGTCACGGGTGGCCTGGTCCAGGCCCAGCTTTTCGGCAACCTTGTCGAATTGCTCCTGGGCCATCTTGAAGGCATTGAAGGATTTGTCCGCCATGGCAGTTTCTCCTTGAATTTTGGATTTATATTATGGGTTATTGGTTACAAAAGGAACGGGGCACCAAATAGCCACCAAGACACTAAGGCACTAATTTCGTTAATTTTAATTTGAAAATCGTTAATAGTATTTGTGTCTTTGTGCCTTTGTGGCAGAATAATTTGGATACAAAGAAAACGGGGAACCTAAATCGCCACTAAGACACCAAGTCACTAAGGTAAAAATGATTTTGAAAAGTATATTTGGTGATCGGGTTTAGTGTCTTTGTGCCTTTGTGGCAGAAGAAGAATGTGAATTTTATCACAAATCAACTCCAAAGTCAAAGGGTAGTTTTTATTATATTTTCTTCTTGACTGCAATGTTTTTTAAGCGTATAGTTAATGATTATAATCCGTTAATGGGCCAACGTTTGCTTAGAGGAAACCATGCCAGATATTACCCTTGGTTACGGCCTGGGGAAGACCACCCTTTCCCTTCCGGAGGCCAATCTGTCAGGCATTTTAAGCCTGCCCCCGGTCCCGGGGCTGGCCGATATCCCTTTGGCGGTGACCCAGGCCCTGGAACATCCCATTAAAAGCCCGCCGCTTAAGGAACTTCTGCTGGCCCGGCGCCCCAAAAGCATTCTGCTGATACTGTCGGACCACACCCGGGTCATTCCCCATTATCCCCGGATACTGAACGCCCTTTGCGACCAGATGAACCTGGCCGGGATAGAGTGCAGTCATATCCACGCCCTGATCGCCACCGGCAGCCACCGGGCGCCGGTCTGCGAGGAGCGGGAGGAGCTTTACGGCTCCAGGATGTTCGACCAGCTGAACCTTTACGCCCACGACTGCGACCAGGGCTGCATCTCGGTTGGCAATGTCAACGGCCGGGAGGTGGAGCTGAACGAGATGCTTTTGACCTCGGATTTCACCATCGCCACCGGCAAGATCACACCCCACTACCTGGCCGGGTTCTCCGGCGGCCGCAAGGCCGTGATGCCCGG from bacterium encodes the following:
- a CDS encoding Glu/Leu/Phe/Val dehydrogenase, encoding MADKSFNAFKMAQEQFDKVAEKLGLDQATRDLLRNPMREIHFSIPVRMDDGSVKVFQGYRVQHNDSRGPCKGGIRFHPQETVDTVKALATWMTWKCSVVDIPLGGGKGGVICDPHHLSEREQEGICRGWIRQIAFNVGPVQDVPAPDVMTNGQHMVWMMDEYERIHNGKFPGMITGKPLGVGGSLGRTEATGYGAVYCMREALREMGIDIK